TCCTCTCTATAGTTAGTGACGTTATCAATTACGAGTAAAACCTCACCCTCATGCCAATTTCTCAGACAGTATTGGACTCTCCCAACTAAATCTAAATCATCTGGGATGCTTAATTTGAGATAAGTACGGGCAAACTGCACCAGTTGCACCCCCAGATCCTGCGGTGCGGACAACCAACAAATTCCACCTTGATAAGTGAGGCGTTGTGAATAGGCATATCGCAAAGCTAGTTCTGTTTTCCCGACTCCACCCATCCCCGCAATAGCTGCAATTATTGCTACCTGTTGATTTTCCTGCAACAGTTTATGGAGGTTTTCCAATTCCGCTTCACGTCCGACAAATTTTTCTCTAGGTACAGCGAGGGGAAGATTATGATGAATTTCCGTTATCGGTCGAGTTTGGGGAACACCGTTATATTTGGCTGTTAGGTAAGCCTTTAATGTTTCTAGCTTTCCGCGTGTAGAGGTGGCTAACTCAGGACAACTTTGAGCAAACTTGTCATACACCTCAGTCATCCGCTTTTTAAAAGCAGCCGCACCAATATTAATCTCACTTGCTAATTTCGCTTCACTCTTACCTGAGTTTTCAACTTTTAACCTAGCTAAAAAGGCTGCTGTTTGCTCTGGGGATAACTCATGAGTAGCAGCTTCTTGTCTTAAAAACTCATCCCATTGCATAGACAGTCTGAAAAAATTTTACTTGATTCTACTTATCTTCTACTTGGTTTCTACTATATCTCTATTTGTCAGGAATTTCCGGTTTTAAGCGCAGAAATACTATGAAATTAGTAAATTTTTCTTAGGTTCACATTATGAATCCTGTTCTCACAAACTCTACCAATTCTCAAGTATCTACACAAACCGCACAGTTAGTTACCACATCTTCCCCAGCAATTGAAAAGCCGTCTGCTTGGATGCGCGAGGGTTACAGTCCCACAGAAATCATCCTCGCCGCAGCAATTTTAACTTCTTTGTTGATGGGAGGAGTTGCAACTGTAATTATGGCAATGACTGGGTTAGTCAAAACTGTAGCCGCAGAAACGGTAAACCAAGCCAGCCGAAAAACAAAATGATTTAGCATTGTAGAGACGTTGTATACAACGTCTCTACATTAACTGTTCAAACATCCTCTAATTTTGTAATGGCAAAACTGCAATTAATTCAGAAAATCTCGTAAAGTCAGTTGTGTTATGAGTGAGTAACTGAGGAATGCCATAAACTAACATTGTGGCAACAATATTAGCATCATGAACTTGTTTACCACCAATAGGAATTTCTTCCATAAGTGCCAATAACCTTTCTGTGACCTGAGAATTATCTTCAGCAATTAGAAAGCGGCTTTGGAAATATTGGATATCCTCAAGCACTGTTGCAATGGGTAGTGCATTAGTAAATTGTTGAGGACGAGTGAGAGTAGCTAAATATTCCCTGATTATTTGTCTGCTAATCCACAACTCAACCCCTGCATCATAAAAACTTTGGATAGTCTCCATAGTCACTTGATGAAACGGGGATTCACTCAGACTAGCATATACTAGGGTATTGGTATCTAAAAAAACAGGTCTACCGTCCCCAATCATCATACATATCCTCACGTCTTAAAGATAAATTCTCAGGCCAAGCACCACAACTATGCACTGGAAAGTTGAGAGGTGGACGCTTTTGTTTACTCTCTACTTTCTCACCTAAAGGTTGTTCATCAATTACTATTACTACCTGATGTTCACCCTCTGGAATATCTAAGGGTAATTGGGCTGTAATCTTACCATCTTTTGTGACTGTGGCGATTGTTTCTATACTTTTCATCTCATTCTCCTAACACTGCTAATACAGATTTTGGTAATAACTTATCTTTAAACCAAATGATTCTTGCGGGGACATTATCTAACTTAACTCCGGCTTTTTCTAAATTCAATCTTTCGGAAATAGCCAGAATCAAATTATCACAACCAGAACGCCGTACTTGCGAGAATTTCTTTTGTAAATATTCTGGTCGCCAATAACCGACAATTTCTAATAAAAAGTCTCGTCCATCAGGATGAACTAAGCGGAAATCCGGTATCATTACACTCCCTGGAATGGGAATTAAATCTACTTCTCTTTCTAATACCCAGTCAGTTTTTAAGGCATCCCATTTATCAGCAAAGGATGCTTCTAGCATACTATCGTAGGGTTTTCCTTTGGAGTAGTGGGATACTAAACCGCATTCGGAATTGAGGGTAAATCTACCTGTTTTCCAGGTATCTGTGTAAATATCACGGGTTTGTAATGTGGCGGCTAGACTCCATTTGGTGACGTGAAGTAATGCGGGGATAAGTTTAGCGATCGCTAACCCATATCTTGTACTAGCATGAAATAAGCTCGTCGGCCCGTCTACGGTAATTGTAAACCCGTGGTCAGCATCTCCT
Above is a genomic segment from Nostoc sp. MS1 containing:
- a CDS encoding type II toxin-antitoxin system VapC family toxin encodes the protein MMIGDGRPVFLDTNTLVYASLSESPFHQVTMETIQSFYDAGVELWISRQIIREYLATLTRPQQFTNALPIATVLEDIQYFQSRFLIAEDNSQVTERLLALMEEIPIGGKQVHDANIVATMLVYGIPQLLTHNTTDFTRFSELIAVLPLQN